Genomic DNA from Niallia circulans:
GCCGCAAAAACCCACGGGACCAGAAAGTAAAAGTTATTTAAAAAGGAGGATAGCAGCACACCCACTACTACACTCACTGGAGTAAGCAATGGCATCCATTTACCGAGAAAAGCATTCATACTTTGAAGCATGTAACAGGACTCCTATCAAAGTTATTTAGTGAATGAAGACGAGCTTTCTTTCGTGCGGGCATGTCTTTCGATTTCATCTGATTCAACTATATGTACGCCAATGTTGTTTATTTCGGCAATCTTGCTCATGGAAGCTGCGACAGCTTTAGCTGAAATGCCGCGATACTTCCGCAATGGACCGATAAGGAGAAAGCAAAGCGGTGGAAGAAGATAGGAGCTTAATTTTTCGCCAAATCTGAACTCCTGTCTTTTGCCCAGGAGCAGAGAAGGGCGAAATATTGCCAAGGATGGATAGCCGATTGTCTTGAGGCTTTCCTCAAGCCTTCCTTTAAGACTGCTGTAGAATATTTTTGAATCTCGGTTAGCTCCAATCGGACTGATGACAAGCATTTGTCTCGCGCCCATTTCAAATGCCAGACTGGCAATTTCTACAGGATAACGCAAATCAATCTTTTCCATTTCTGCTTGGCTTCCAGCTTTTTTTATGGTTGTTCCGATACAGCAAAAAACATCATCAGCTTCAAGGTGTTTTTTGTATGCTGTAAGATTGTTGAAGTCAGCAACAACTTCCTTAATGGCAGGATGCTCAAAGCTTTTCCTTCTTGTCAGGACTGTTATCTTCTTGTACTTGTTTTCTTGGACAAGCAATTGCACAAGCTCCCTGCCGACAAGACCTGTAGCCCCAATTATTAAAGCACTTTTTTCCATATAGATGTTCCTCTCTAATTAATTCTTACATATAGTATAGCAAATTATTACAAACAGCTTTTGTCCGTCTTGTGAATGTTAAGCAAATGCCTATTGATTTCTCGCACATAATGGTTATACCTAGAATAATTATACATTAAGGTATGGGAATGGATAAAAGGGTTTAAGGATTGGAGGGTTGGAAGTGCATAAATTAGAAATCAAAAACAGCAGCAAAATATTCAGGAAAGACAATAAGGATTTCTATGCATTAAAGGATACAAGTCTGCAAATTGAGGCAGGAAGCTTCGTCAGCATCATCGGTCCGAGTGGCTGTGGCAAATCAACATTGTTTAATATTATTGCTGGCTTAATCAAGCCTTCTACTGGGGAGGTTCTCCTTGATGGCAAGGATATTATCGGAAGAAATGGTTATGTAGGGTATATGCTGCAAAAAGATTTACTGCTTCCTTGGAGGACCATCATGCATAATGTTATTTTAGGTCTGGAAATAAAGGGGATTTCAAAAAAGGAAGCGATAAGTCAAGCAGCTCCTCTTTTGGAAAGGTACGGACTTGGCGGTTTTGAAAATCATTATCCTGATGAATTATCTGGCGGAATGAGGCAAAGAGCGGCATTACTCCGAACATTGCTGTATGACCAAGACATTATCCTGCTCGATGAACCATTTGGAGCACTTGACGCACAAACAAGATTATTGATGCAGGAATGGCTTCTGCAAATATGGGTGGATTTCAAGAAAACCATACTATTTATAACACATGACATAGATGAAGCGATTTTCCTATCTGATGATATCTATATTTTAACCCCGAGACCTGGAACTATTAAGGAGAAGGTTACTGTTCCTTTAGCAAGGCCAAGAAATGCGCAAACGCTATTGAGCCCTGAATTTATTGAATTGAAAGAGCATGTTTTAAAACAACTGAAAACAGAGGGATAAGGGAAAGGTGGAATCGACGTTGGCACAGCTCAATCAAAACCCCTTTCCGTATATTGAAGATGAGGAAGCAGCAGCAAAACGGAGATCGCGCATCACATTATACGGGCAGTGGGCACTTGGAATACTGTTAATCCTGCTGTGGGAACTATTCGCAAGATGGAAAATTATTGACTCCTATTATTGGAGCAGTCCTTCAACTATATGGAAAACTGCTTATACTGCATTCACGGAAGGAACTTTGCTGGAGGATCTTCTTTATACGAGCGGATCAACAGTACTTGGCTTTATACTTGGAACCTTTATTGGAGCATTGCTTGGTTTATCCTTTTGGTGGTCTTATTATTACTCAAGGATTTCTGAGCCTTATTTAATTGCTTTTAATGCCATTCCAAAGCTGGCACTGGCACCAGTGCTCGTTATCCTGTTTGGAATTGGCTTCAGTTCAAAAGTTGTGCTTGCCTTTATGATGACAGTCATTGTCACCGCATTGGCAGCGTACAGCGGCGTAAAGGCAGTTGATAAGGATTTAGAAAAGCTTATGTATTCACTTGGTGCAAAGCGCTGGCATGTGTTTACAAAGGTTGTTATTCCGACAAGCATGCCGTGGATTGTTAGTTCATTGAAAATAAATATCGCGCTTGCCCTTGCCGGCACAATTGTTGGCGAATTCATCAGCTCAAGGCAAGGGATAGGAAGAATGATTCTTTACGCCGGTCAAATCATGAACATAAATCTTGTCTGGGTAGGAGTTGTTGTCTTGTCCTTACTGTCGATTCTTATGTACTTTGCAACAGTTTGGGTCGAGAAGCTGCTGTTAAAGGGAAGAAGCGCTCCATAATGGTTAACACGGAACAAATTAGAATATAGACAATGTTATCTTCCATATATTTTAGCGATGACCATACGTTGATAGAATAATTATTTAGCTAACTTTTTTTGGATATGTATTTTTCTAGCGATATGGCTAATCGCAACTTAGAAAGTGAAAAGGGGGATTTAAGTGCGGAAAGGCAAACTATTGCTTATTGCGATGTTAGGCATAATGCTGCTGGCAGGCTGTGCTTCAAAGGGTTCAAATGGCGGAACAAAGGATGGTTTAAAGAAAATCGTCATTGCTGAGCCTGTCCATTTGATTGGGTATTTGCCGCTTTATTTAGCCATACAGGAGGGGTATTTCGAGGAAGAAGGACTTGAAGTGGAAGTCATCACAGCTACAGGTGGAGCTCATGTTACGTCTTTAGTAAGCGGTGATGCATGGGGGAATATTGCTGGACCGGATTCTAACCAGATGGCAAATCCGGGCAGCTCTGATCCGATCCAAGGGGTTGTGAATGTCGTTAACAGAGCAAATGTATATTTGATGGGCAGCTCTGATGAAAAGGTAGACAGCACAAATGAAGCAGAGCTGGCACAATATTTGGAGGGGAAAACAATTGCAGCAGGCCGTTATGGTGGAAGCCCAAATCTTTTGACAAGATGGCTGCTACTTGAGCTCGGCTTAGATCCGGATAAGGACGTTAAGCTGGAGGAGCCGGCTGACGCAAGCGCAGTTGTTTCACTTGTTGAATCAGGTCAGGCTGATATTGCAAATGGTGGCGAACCGCAAATAACAGAAGGGATTAATAAAGGAGTTTGGAACGAACCCTTCTATAGTTTCCCGAGTTTAGGAGACTATCCTTACTCTGTTATAAGTGTCAAAAAATCAACAATCGAAAATGAGCCAGAAGTGGTGGAAAGCTTTGTAAAGGCAATGCTTAAAGGACTAAAGGCGGTCGATGAAGACCCTGAGCTGGCAATGGAAGCATTGAAAAAAGAGTTTCCGACTACATCAGACGATAGCTTGAAGGCTTCTCTTGACCGTGCTTATGCAGATCAGCTATGGAGCAAGGATGGCTTCATCTCGGAGGAAGCATTGGCAAAGCCTATGGATGTTGTTGAGAAAACAGGTGTATATAAAGAAGGATATAAATACGAAGAGCTTATTGATATGCAATTTGTGGAGAAATTATCTGAGTAGCCATTTATACGACAAAGTTTTAAGCCAGATCTTTTCATAGATCAGGCTTTTTTGTTTGGGATTCTAAATTAAAAGCGCTTTCATTATTGCGGATTTTATGTAAAAATAGAAACCAGAAGTGTGCAAAATAAATTACCGGGCAAAGGAGAACTAGAATGATAAAATTACTTGTTAATGCGGATGATTTTGGCTTTTCCAGAGGAGTTAATTACGGGGTTCTCGATACCCACTTAAACGGTATTGTTAATTCTGCAACAATGATGATGAATGCAGAAGGAACAGAGCATGCTCTTGAAATCGCTAAGTCGACACCTACTTTAAGGGTAGGAGTTCATCTTGTTCTCACATTTGGAAAGCCGCTAACGAGTGCACCAAGTCTCATTGGTGAAGAAGGATACTTTAAAAAGCAAAAAGATGTATATGGACATCCTGAAGAAATTTCTCTTGAGGATTTAGAGCAGGAATGGACTGCTCAAATAGAAAGATTTTTGGCTTCAGGAATAAAACCGGCCCATTTGGACAGCCATCACCATGTTCATGGAATTAAAGAGTTCTATCCTGTCATCAAAAGACTGTCAGAAAAATATAATCTTCCAGTCCGTATTGGTGGACCACATTTTACCGACGTAAAAACAGTTACCGATATTTTAATGGTTGATTTTTTTGGTGAGGGAGTGACAGAAGACTATTTTGAAAAGCTGCAAGATAGAGTGGAGGATGGCAAAACGGTGGAGGTAATGACACATCCGGCCTATTTGGATGCAACTCTTAAGGATGGCACCTCTTATTATCAGGAGAGATTGGAAGAGGCAAGAATTTTGTCAGACATAACATTGCCGGAAAACGTTAAGTTACTTTGAGATGAAAGACAGAAATGGGCCTTGTCTTTAGCCCATTTTTTTTCATGGTTTTATTTTGGCGGACAACTTATTAGTTATGTTTTGAATATTTCTATAATTATAGTGTTGTTGTACAGAACCTAATCCATATAGAATAGTAGAAAAGCTACATAAAAAAACATTCCAACGGAAGAAGGGAGCAGGTCCATGCCTAATCAGCCATCGAATCCTTTCCGGCGGGAGATGTACGATTCTCTTGAAAGTTTTGTAGACCATGTTAGTGAATTGCTCGGATGTCCGATTACACTTGAGGATACACACCATCGTGTTCTTGTTTACAGCAGTCATGATGAGGAAACAGATCCTGTCAGAATTTCTACGATTATAAGCAGAAGAGTCCCGGAAAAGATAATAAACCGCTTGTGGAAGGATGGAGTTATCCCAAGTCTTCTTCAAAGTAAAAAGCCAATCAGAATTGAGGGAAAGCAAGAGATAGGTCTCGGAAGCAGGGTGGCAGTATCGATTTGGAGAGCAGATGAAGTAATTGGCTATATTTGGGCAATTGAACTGCATCAAGCACTGACAGCAAGCCAAATGGATATATTAGAGAATGCAGCCGCAGTTGGAAAGCATCTTTTATCCCGTTTTGCAAAGGCAAAACGACCATCAACAAATGTTGATCAAGAATTTTTTTGGAAGCTACTTACAGGTCATGTGAATAAGCAAGAGGCAGAAGAAAAGCTGATGGAAATAAATCAAACTGCCCTCAATGACTATACAATTATGGTTTTTAGCTTTAAGGAAATTATTACGAAGGAAATGGAAAAACAAATTATTTATTTGCTGAAAGTAATGGATAATGTCAAAATTTCACTTTATACGATGGATGACCATGAGTTAATTTTGCTGGCAAGTGCAATAAACAAACAAGACAGTCCTGCTGCTGTTTTTAAGCAATTCATTCGGAATTTTCCAAGCAGCTTAGCGGAAAAGTTTCAAATAACAGATGTTTATGGAGGCTATGGAAGCATCTATTTTGATTTGAGGGATGTCGCGAAGTGTCTAAAGGAAGCAAAGAAGGTAATAGAGGTTAAAGTGAAATTTCCAGGCGAGGCACAAGCCTTTTCTGCCTATCAAGATTTAGGAATCTATCAGTTCATGGATGTGTTATTAGAAAAGCGAATACAGGATGGCTTTGAAAATATCGCGATTCAGAAATTAAGGGACTATGATAACAGTCATAATACAGAGCTGCTATTAACATTGGAAGCCTTTTTGGATGAGAGTGAAAGCATGCAAAAAACAGCTTTAAAGCTTCATGTACACACGAATACACTAACATATCGACTAAAGCGAATAACAGAGATTATGGAGGTTGACCTTACTGTGCCTTCCCAGAAATTCATGCTTTATCTCGACTTAAAATTGCTCCGCTGGCATCAGTAATAAGCTGTTGCAAGTAAGTTTTGTGAATTTTCACAAAGGCGCTGATTTACTTTTATCTTTTTTACCAAAGAATAATTTTGCAATTCGTCCTATTATAATTATAAGATATCTAACAATTAAAGTAAGGAATTCTAACAAGGGGTGGATTGTATTGATTATTGGTATTCCGAAAGAGATAAAAAACAATGAAAACAGGGTTGCGATTACTCCTTCTGGCGTAGCTTACTTGCAAAATGGCGGGCATGAAGTTCTAGTTGAAACAAATGCTGGTTCAGGCAGTGGTTTTACAGATAGTGAATATGCTGCTTCTGGAGCGAAAATAATGGATACTGCAAGCATGGTGTGGAATGCTGCGGACATGATTATGAAGGTAAAGGAACCACTTCAATCAGAATACAGCTATTTCCGCAAAGGCTTAATCTTATTTACTTATCTTCACTTAGCAGCTGAAAAGGAATTGGCAGCAGCCTTAACAGAGAAGGGTGTTACTGGCATTGCTTATGAGACAATTGAAGTAAATGGAAAACTGCCGCTGTTAACTCCGATGAGTGAGGTTGCAGGCAGAATGGCAGTTCAGATTGGCGCACAATTTCTTGAACAGCCACATGGAGGAAAAGGGATTTTGCTGGCAGGAGTTCCAGGAGTTAAGCGTGGCAATGTGACAATAATTGGCGGTGGTATTGTTGGAGCAAACGCTGCGAAGCTCGCAGTTGGTCTTGGTGCAAATGTAACATTATTGGATTTAAATCCAGAAAGATTAAGAGAACTGGATAATCAATTCGGGTCAAGCCTAAATACAGTTATCTCAAACCCTGCCAATATTGAAGCGGCAGTTGCTGAGTCTGATTTAGTTATCGGTGCTGTCCTTATCCCTGGTGCTAAAGCGCCGAAGCTTGTAACAGAGGAAATGGTCAAAAAGATGGCTCCAGGCTCTGTGATTGTTGATGTGGCAATCGACCAAGGCGGTATCTTTGAGACAGTTGACCATATCACTACACATGATAATCCAACATATGTGAAGCATGGGGTTGTTCACTATGCTGTTGCAAACATGCCTGGAGCGGTGCCGAGGACATCTACGATTGCCCTGACAAATGTTACTGTGCCATATGCATTGCAGATAGCCAACAAAGGTGCAGTCGGGGCCATCCAAAACAACTACGCGATAAAGCAAGGTGTTAATACCTTTAATGGCCATATAACATACGCTCCTGTAGCGAAAGATCTAGGGCTTGTTTATGTCCCGGTTCAAGAAGTAATCAATTCAATCCCTACTACTGCAGTTTAACGATTTTAATAGCCGGATTTCCTATACTAGGAAGTCTGGTTTTTTGTGGATTCTGCTAACAAGATTATAAAATTTTTCCAGAAAAACGAAACTTCTCTTAGGCGAAACTCGTATAACAATATGGATGGATATGCTTTAAGGTATAAACATAAAGAGATAAGAAGAGCAAAGGTCTAAAAGATAAAAAAGAGAGGAGTATAACATGTCACAGTATGCATTAGAAGTGAAAAATTTCACAAAGAAAATTAAAAGCAAAACAATTGTGGACAAGGTAAGTTTTGCCGTGGAAAAAGGGGAGATTTTTGGACTGCTTGGCCCAAATGGTGCTGGGAAAACAACGATTATAAGAATGATCGTCAGCCTGATTAACAGAACAGAAGGAGAGGTTGTTATAAATGGGCATAACCTCGATACTTCTTTTGCTGATGCGATGAGCAGCCTCGGGGCTATCGTGGAAAACCCAGAATTCTATAAATACATGAGCGGCTATAAGAATTTGCGTCACTATGCGAGAATGGCCAAAAATGAGATTTCGGAGGAGAGAATTGCAGAAGTAGCTAAGCTTGTTAAGCTGGATAATGCAATTCATCAAAAGGTAAGGACCTATTCACTTGGAATGAGGCAGCGGCTTGGTGTTGCGCAAGCACTTTTACATAATCCTGCCATCTTAATCCTTGATGAGCCGACAAACGGGTTAGATCCACAAGGGATACGAGAATTCCGTGATTATCTCCACGAGCTGGCAGCGACCGGAATATCTGTGCTTGTATCATCTCATTTACTTTCCGAAATGCAGCTAATGTGCCATCGCTTTGCAATTATTGAAAAGGGCAAGCTTATCCACATCTCCTCCATGGATGAGACTGTTGCAGAGGGAGCTGATGAGCTAAGAGAAGTAACCTTTGAGATAGATAATGCTTCTAGTGCACTTGAAGTACTGAGAAGTGGTGCAGTGGCTTTTGAGGAGGTTTCGGTAAAAGAGAATATACTCACAGTAAAACTGTCGAAGTCTTCCATTCCAGCTGTGAACAAACTATTTGTGGAAAAAGGATTATCTGTGTACGGAA
This window encodes:
- a CDS encoding NAD-dependent epimerase/dehydratase family protein, producing the protein MEKSALIIGATGLVGRELVQLLVQENKYKKITVLTRRKSFEHPAIKEVVADFNNLTAYKKHLEADDVFCCIGTTIKKAGSQAEMEKIDLRYPVEIASLAFEMGARQMLVISPIGANRDSKIFYSSLKGRLEESLKTIGYPSLAIFRPSLLLGKRQEFRFGEKLSSYLLPPLCFLLIGPLRKYRGISAKAVAASMSKIAEINNIGVHIVESDEIERHARTKESSSSFTK
- a CDS encoding ABC transporter ATP-binding protein gives rise to the protein MHKLEIKNSSKIFRKDNKDFYALKDTSLQIEAGSFVSIIGPSGCGKSTLFNIIAGLIKPSTGEVLLDGKDIIGRNGYVGYMLQKDLLLPWRTIMHNVILGLEIKGISKKEAISQAAPLLERYGLGGFENHYPDELSGGMRQRAALLRTLLYDQDIILLDEPFGALDAQTRLLMQEWLLQIWVDFKKTILFITHDIDEAIFLSDDIYILTPRPGTIKEKVTVPLARPRNAQTLLSPEFIELKEHVLKQLKTEG
- a CDS encoding ABC transporter permease, translated to MAQLNQNPFPYIEDEEAAAKRRSRITLYGQWALGILLILLWELFARWKIIDSYYWSSPSTIWKTAYTAFTEGTLLEDLLYTSGSTVLGFILGTFIGALLGLSFWWSYYYSRISEPYLIAFNAIPKLALAPVLVILFGIGFSSKVVLAFMMTVIVTALAAYSGVKAVDKDLEKLMYSLGAKRWHVFTKVVIPTSMPWIVSSLKINIALALAGTIVGEFISSRQGIGRMILYAGQIMNINLVWVGVVVLSLLSILMYFATVWVEKLLLKGRSAP
- a CDS encoding ABC transporter substrate-binding protein, producing MLGIMLLAGCASKGSNGGTKDGLKKIVIAEPVHLIGYLPLYLAIQEGYFEEEGLEVEVITATGGAHVTSLVSGDAWGNIAGPDSNQMANPGSSDPIQGVVNVVNRANVYLMGSSDEKVDSTNEAELAQYLEGKTIAAGRYGGSPNLLTRWLLLELGLDPDKDVKLEEPADASAVVSLVESGQADIANGGEPQITEGINKGVWNEPFYSFPSLGDYPYSVISVKKSTIENEPEVVESFVKAMLKGLKAVDEDPELAMEALKKEFPTTSDDSLKASLDRAYADQLWSKDGFISEEALAKPMDVVEKTGVYKEGYKYEELIDMQFVEKLSE
- the chbG gene encoding chitin disaccharide deacetylase, whose translation is MIKLLVNADDFGFSRGVNYGVLDTHLNGIVNSATMMMNAEGTEHALEIAKSTPTLRVGVHLVLTFGKPLTSAPSLIGEEGYFKKQKDVYGHPEEISLEDLEQEWTAQIERFLASGIKPAHLDSHHHVHGIKEFYPVIKRLSEKYNLPVRIGGPHFTDVKTVTDILMVDFFGEGVTEDYFEKLQDRVEDGKTVEVMTHPAYLDATLKDGTSYYQERLEEARILSDITLPENVKLL
- a CDS encoding PucR family transcriptional regulator, translating into MPNQPSNPFRREMYDSLESFVDHVSELLGCPITLEDTHHRVLVYSSHDEETDPVRISTIISRRVPEKIINRLWKDGVIPSLLQSKKPIRIEGKQEIGLGSRVAVSIWRADEVIGYIWAIELHQALTASQMDILENAAAVGKHLLSRFAKAKRPSTNVDQEFFWKLLTGHVNKQEAEEKLMEINQTALNDYTIMVFSFKEIITKEMEKQIIYLLKVMDNVKISLYTMDDHELILLASAINKQDSPAAVFKQFIRNFPSSLAEKFQITDVYGGYGSIYFDLRDVAKCLKEAKKVIEVKVKFPGEAQAFSAYQDLGIYQFMDVLLEKRIQDGFENIAIQKLRDYDNSHNTELLLTLEAFLDESESMQKTALKLHVHTNTLTYRLKRITEIMEVDLTVPSQKFMLYLDLKLLRWHQ
- the ald gene encoding alanine dehydrogenase, producing the protein MIIGIPKEIKNNENRVAITPSGVAYLQNGGHEVLVETNAGSGSGFTDSEYAASGAKIMDTASMVWNAADMIMKVKEPLQSEYSYFRKGLILFTYLHLAAEKELAAALTEKGVTGIAYETIEVNGKLPLLTPMSEVAGRMAVQIGAQFLEQPHGGKGILLAGVPGVKRGNVTIIGGGIVGANAAKLAVGLGANVTLLDLNPERLRELDNQFGSSLNTVISNPANIEAAVAESDLVIGAVLIPGAKAPKLVTEEMVKKMAPGSVIVDVAIDQGGIFETVDHITTHDNPTYVKHGVVHYAVANMPGAVPRTSTIALTNVTVPYALQIANKGAVGAIQNNYAIKQGVNTFNGHITYAPVAKDLGLVYVPVQEVINSIPTTAV
- a CDS encoding ABC transporter ATP-binding protein, whose product is MSQYALEVKNFTKKIKSKTIVDKVSFAVEKGEIFGLLGPNGAGKTTIIRMIVSLINRTEGEVVINGHNLDTSFADAMSSLGAIVENPEFYKYMSGYKNLRHYARMAKNEISEERIAEVAKLVKLDNAIHQKVRTYSLGMRQRLGVAQALLHNPAILILDEPTNGLDPQGIREFRDYLHELAATGISVLVSSHLLSEMQLMCHRFAIIEKGKLIHISSMDETVAEGADELREVTFEIDNASSALEVLRSGAVAFEEVSVKENILTVKLSKSSIPAVNKLFVEKGLSVYGISAAKATLEDRFLELTNKKGEEAKR